Within the Prevotella scopos JCM 17725 genome, the region CCTGATACATCCTGCAACAACCATCCACAAGGTTTTCAGCCTTAAGAACTGAAGGATAAATGGCATCACCCCAAGTATTGTTCACCGGTTGTAAACTGTAATACAAATGATGAAGACAAGTTTCTTTCAAAGAACAACCCTCCAGAAAGCAAGCTTCATAACCTTTAGGGAATGCGTTTAAGCTGAGTAAATCGTTTATTTCCATAGTTAATCATTGATATTAAACTATCAGTCTGAAGAAAGAGAATCATCTAGAACACCCCATAAATGAAATTGTCAACTGTTTGAATGAAAAACATCATCTCCTCCCTGCAAACAAGGATTTGCTCGCAGGCTGACAACTATTACGGTTCCTCCACTTTAGAACGAAACGCAAAAACAAAAGGACTTGAAACAGTTACAATCGTTCAATTAAACAACAAAAACTGTGTTGGTCAATTCAGTAGTTGGGATTCGCTCGCAGACTCTTTCTGTTAATAGTTTTTATTTTCTGTTATTATGGGTACAAAATTAAATAAAAAAAATGAGAAAAGAAAGAATATTCATAGAATAATTGTAGGCACACGATATAAAAAAGAAAGAAATGGCCCCACCCCCTAACCCCTCCCCCAAAGGGAGGGGAGTAATCACCGAGATACCCCGCACGTATGATGACAAAGCAAAGACAGAATGACATAGAGACATAATTAATACTCCAACCACCTATCCTGTATTGAATATGTCATAACAAATGTCTTTATGTCATTATGGCTTAACATATTTATCCACACAGCCTATATCGAATATGTCATTAAAAAATATGGCTTTATGTCATTATGGCTATCAAACATATTTATTCACACAGCTTATATCGAATATGTCATTAAAAAATATGGCTTTATGTCATTATGGCTATCAAACATATTTATCCACACAGCTTATATCGAATATGTCATTAAAAAATATGGCTTTATGTCATTATGGCTATCAAACATATTTATCCACACAGCTTATATCAAATATGTCATTAAAGAATATGGCTTTATGTCATTATGGCTATCAAACATATTTATCCACACAGCTTATATCGAATATGTCATTAAAGAATATGGCTTTATGTCATTATGGCTATCAAACATATTTATCCACACAGCTTATATCGAATATGTCATTAAAGAATATGGCTTTATGTCATTATGGCTTAACATTATCTATACCTTTATGTCATTCTGTTTAGCATTCTGTATCTTTATATGTATGAAAAAGCCACAAGATATCAATGGTTTGAAGAAAAATTACTATCTTTGCAACATAATCAGTTATCCTAAAAAAATGAAAAAGATTATATTGATTGCTGCCATCCTTTTAGGGGCATTGACAAACGGACAAGCTCAGGTAATAAACAAGAACGCCGCAAAGCGTATTGGCGAGGCTGTGAAAGAAGGCTACCAAGACGTTAAAGAAGCTATTGTTCAAGATACCAAACCAACTGGTGATCATACGATTTGGGACATCTACGTAGCCCCAAAAGTTGGCTTAAACTTATCTAACCTTTTAGGTGTTGAGAATAACATAAAACCAGGAGTCGTTGCTGGAGCCTATGTTGAGGTATTCTTGGCTAAGAACATTGCGTTAGACGTAGAAATGCAGTATAGCCAGCAAGGAGCATCGGGCATCTATCGAAATATCAGCGCAACAGATGACTATGGTAATCCTGTTACACAGAAATATGGTCCATACAGCGTAAATCTGCATTATATCAACACGAGCTATTTAGTTCGTTGGTATCCTTGGGCTGATTTACCATGGAGTTTCACTACAGGCATACATACAGGATATGTCGTAAATGCACATGCGAAAGAGAAACATGGTGAAGATCTCAATCTAAGGAATCATATCTATAAAGGTGATATAGCTATCCCTATCGGTGCTAGCTATGAGTGGAAGCAGTGGCAGATAGAGGCACGTTACAACATATTCTTCAGGAAGTTAGCGAAAGACGATAAAGCAAAGGATTTACTAAAGAACGCTCGTAACAGTATGTTTGAGGTGACTCTTGGATACAGAATACAGGTTCTTTGACGCAAAGTTTAAAGACAGAATACTCATAAAGAGACAGGGGAACAGAACTCCCTGATTCAAACCCATATAGACCTCTAAGGTAGGGAGAATTCACAGAAGTCTCGTCACCAACACTTCGTGAGAGATGATTAGAGACTAATACGCTTGCAGTTCGCAAACCCAATAACAACAAACCAATCACCCTTCACTTAGCAAATTTGCCCCCTCCCTTTTCGGGGAGGGATGCGGTATTTTTTCCTTATTAGCAATGAGGAGACACTATACAATATATCTTTTCTTTTTATAAGTTTTGTTTTGTGTTCTCGTTTTTTTACTCTAACTTTGCGTTTACTAATAATACTTAGAAAGAAAAAAAAGAAAAGACGATGAAACAGGAAGACGACATCAAGAAAGCTATCGAGGTGATGAGACAAGGTGGTATTATTCTTTACCCTACGGATACCGTTTGGGGTATAGGTTGCGATGCTACCAATGCAGAGGCAGTGGCAAAGGTTTATGCTTTGAAACGCAGAGACGATTCGAAGGCACTGATTTGCCTGGTCGATTCTGACCATCGTCTTCAGCGTTATGTGCGTGACGTACCAGATGTTGCTTGGCAGCTGATAGAGGCTGTTGAGAAACCAACAACATTAATTCTTGATGGCGCAGTGAATCTTGCTCCAAATTTGATAGCAGAAGATGGTTCTATCGGTATTCGAGTTACGAAGGAAGCGTTCTCTCACGAGTTATGTTATCGATTCCAAAAAGCAATCGTCAGTACGTCAGCGAATGTCAGTGGTGAACCAGCTGCACAAAACTATTGTGACATCTCACAGGAGATTCTTGATGGTGTTGATTATGTTTGTCAGACAAGACGTCAGGAGCACAAACCACACACTCCATCTAGCATTATCAAGTTGACTGCTGATGGCGAAGTAACAATTATAAGGAAATAATTGAACAGATAGATGAAAGCATCAGATAGTCTGGGACTTATACCTCGTCTTGACAATTGGCGAAAGAATCATGTGTCCAATCGTGAGCTGGTCTTAGTATTAGCATTTGCGATTGGCTTTCTGGCTTCTTTAGCAGCCTACATTCTTCATGTAATTATCAAGGTGATAGAGGAATTGGTTACCTCCGGATTTCATGTTACAACCATAAACTGGCTCTATCTCATCTATCCAGTCGTAGGAATTTGGCTCACAAGTTTGTTTGTTAAGTATGTTGTACGTGATAATATCTCGCATGGTATAACACGTGTCCTCTATGCCATTTCTACAAACCAATCGCGCTTAAAAGCCCATAACACATGGTCGTCTATTGTTGCGTCTGCTATAACGATTGGCTTTGGTGGTTCGGTAGGAGCTGAGGCACCTATCGTCTTAACGGGATCAGCAATAGGAAGTAACCTGGGACGTATATTTAAGTTAGACAATCGCACGCTTATGCTCCTCGTCGGTTGTGGCGCAACAGCAGCGGTATCAGGAATCTTCAAAGCCCCAATAGCAGGTTTGGTCTTCACACTTGAAGTGCTGATGGTAGATTTAACGATGGCTTCTCTTTTGCCTATCTTGATAGCATCCGTAACAGCAACTTGTTTCTCTTATTTCTTTACGGGTGGTTCATCAATGTATCATTTTCAGATGGACTACCTTTGGGGACTTGATCGCGTTCCACCAACAATCCTGCTAGGTATAGCTTGTGGATTTGTCTCTCTTTATTTCATGCGACTGATGTCATGGTGTGAGAATGGTTATTCGAAGCTATCTTCACGTCCTTATATGAAACTCCTTGTGGGTGGTTTGGTACTTTCTCCGCTTATCTTCCTCTTCCCTTCTTTATATGGAGAAGGATATAACAGTTTGAGACTGTTTATTGAAGGTAAGACGGAAGCCGACTGGATGCAGGTGATGAGCGGTTCCATGTTTGCTGGAGAGACAAAATTCCTTCTGTTGTATGTGGGTTTTGTCACGATGACAAAGGTCTTTGCAACCAGTGCAACAAATGGTGCAGGTGGTTGTGGTGGAACCTTCGCTCCATCATTGTTTATTGGCGGTTTTGCAGGTTTTTTCTTTTCTCGATTCTGGAATATGCAACAACTTGGTGTATATGTTCCTGAGAAGAACTTCACACTCTATGGAATGGCAGCGGTAATGGCAGCGGTGATGCATGCACCACTGACAGGCATCTTCCTTATTGCAGAGTTGACGGGTGGTTACCAGCTTTTTATCCCTTTGATTATTGTGACGATTAGTTCCTATCTCACCATTAATATTTTTGAGCATCATAGCATTTATGCAGAACGTTTAGCAAAACAAGGTAAATTGCTCACCCATCATACGGACAAGTCCATCCTCACACTGATGAGCATGGATAAGCTTGTGGATCGCGAGTTTACATCAGTCAGTCCAGATATGGAGATGGGACAACTCGTTCATGCTATCAGCGGGAGTCGAAATGACTATATCCCTGTACTCAATGAATCGGGTACTCTATTGGGTGAGATAGATATAAACAAACTTCGACATATTATCTTCCGTACAGAGCTTTATCATCGCTTTCATGTGAGTCAGCTTATGACGGAACCAGCAGCAACGCTTGGCGCCAATGACCCAATGGAAGATGTGATGAAGACTTTTGAACGCACGGGGGCACAATATCTGCCTGTCGTCAATATTGACAGTCAGCTTGTTGGCTATATCTCTCGTGCCCGCCTGTATAGTATGTATAGACAGTTTGTAGCTGACTTTAGTGCTGAGTAGAGTTTTTGTCAACTACTCTCATTTTATCATCTTCCTCTTATAAAATCATCAAAGACAATGAAAAAAGAAGATATACGCATTGTTTTCATGGGAACTCCAGAGTTTGCTGTGGAATCATTGAAGGCATTAGTTGAGAATGGTTATCATGTTGTCGCTGTTGTTACACAGCCTGATAAACCTGTTGGTCGTCATCAAGAGACGTTACAGCCATCACCTGTGAAGCAATATGCACTTGCACATCATCTGCCTGTCCTACAACCTGTTAAGATGAAGGATGCAGATTTTATTGAAGAATTGCGTTCATACAAGGCTGATTTACAGGTCGTAGTAGCATTTCGTATGTTACCAGAGATTGTTTGGGGAATGCCTCGATTGGGTACATTTAACGTTCATGCAGCCTTACTTCCACATTATCGTGGTGCTGCTCCTATCAATTGGGCAGTCATCAATGGTGAAACGGAGACGGGTGTGACAACCTTCTTCCTCGATAAGGATATTGATACTGGTCGCATTATTCTTCAAAAGCCGTTTGCCATTCCTGATACGGCAGACGTTGAGTATGTCTATGATGGGTTGATGCATTTAGGAGCAAAAATAGCCATGGAGACTATCGACCTGATAGCATCTAAATTGCCTGAAGATAATTTGGAGAAAGTTGATTTCACTGCTGTCTTAAACGACATCAGCGCTCCTCAAGCATGTGAGGATGTGGAGCTACCTACCGCACCAAAGATTTTCAAAGAGACTTGTGAAATCAATTGGAACCAGTCGGCTAAGAAGATTTACGACTTTGTGCGTGGTCTTAGTCCTTATCCTGGGACATGGAGTACGCTCCATCCTATTTCACCCAATGGCGAAAAACCTTTGGTGATGAAGGTTTACAAAACAGCAAAATCAGATCATCCTGCCACTGGAACACCTGGTACGCTTGCCATAGAGAAGAACCGCTTGTATGTTAACACTTCAGATGGTTGTATAGAACTGCTTGATATTCAGCTATCTGGTAAAAAAAGAATGGATGTTCGCTCATTCTTGAATGGATTTAAGGGTATAGAAAACTACACTTTCCGGAGAGAGTGACTTGTTTTTAATTCATAATTAATAATTCATAATTATGATTAGCACTCCTGGGAAAAGTATAAAGTAAAAAGGTAAAAGCGCAGCGGGAAAAGTAAAACTGTAACCCGTTATTCCAAAGTTTGAAAAGACTTTCTTATCATTAGCCCTTTTAGTTCCCCAAAAGAACATGTCATTGAAAATGTGTTCTTATGTTATTCTGTCTAGGACCTTAGCACTATTATGTTCAAGGTTCAAATGTCTAAGAAAAGAAATAGGGACAAACGACCTCGTAAGTTAAAGTATCTTCTTGATGAAGAACTACTTACAAGGGTGTTTGTCCCTATAACTAAATCTATAAGTCTCAGATTCTATTCAACTGATACAGAAAGCCTGTACATACAAAAGTTGAGAGAATCCTAACTTATTTTTAATTACAATTCCCAACCGATAGCTGAAGCACCGAGAACAGCAGCAGCAGCATCATCAAGTGAACTAATCAAGAACTTTGGCTTATCTTTGAAGATTTCCAATGCATGCTCTTTGTAAGATCGCATGATAGGCTCCATCAATAAGTCGCCAGCCTTAGTCAAACCACCGAAGAAGATAAAAGCCTCTGGAGAAGAGAAGGTGGCAAAGTCAGCACAAGCTTCACCAAGCAGATTACCAGTGAACTCGTAAACACGCTTAGCAAGTGCATCACCACGACCAGCTGCAATAGAAACATCCAAAGATGTAATATCTTCTGCCTTAATATCACGTAACAAAGATTCCTCCTTGCTCTGCTTCAAGAACTCACGTGCAGTACGTGCAACACCAGTAGCAGAACAATAAGTCTCCAAGCAACCTTTACGACCGCAACCACAGGTGCGACCCTTTCCGTCACGTACCATTATAACATGGCCCAACTCACCTGCAAAACCATCAGAGCCATAGACCATCTGACCATTGATTACAATACCAGAGCCTACACCTGTACCGAGGGTAATCATGATAAAGTCCTTCATGCCACGCGCTACACCATACTGCATCTCACCAATGGCAGCAGCATTTGCATCGTTCGTAAGACCAACTGGAATACCTAACTTCTTTGAGAACATGTCACCCAATGGCACTACACCATCGTGACCCCAAGAAAGGTTAGGTGCAAACTCAATCGTTCCACGATAGAAATTACCATTAGGAGCACCAATACCCATGGCACGGAACTGCCCTATTCCACCGTATTTTGCAACGAGTGGTTTGATAGCCTCTACGCCAGCCTCTACAAAATCGTCAACAGTCTTGTATGCCTGTGTTTTTATAGAGTTTGTCGCAAGTACCTGACCACGCTGATCAACTACTCCGAACACCGCATTTGTTCCTCCTAAGTCTAAGCCGATAACGAAAGGCTTTTCCAATCCAGTTACTACTGGCTTTTGCTCTAATATATCCATGATATAATAAGTTTTTAGTTTAATATACTATGGGCAAAGTTATGAAAAAAGTGGTATTCCACAAAGTTTTGTTAGGTAAATTTGCTTATCTCATATTATTTTTGCAATTTTGCACTCAAAATAATAGGTATGCAATTTCCCATTCAATTAGATATACTGGATTTCATTTTTAAGGGACTTCTCATAGGTATTATTGCTTCAGCTCCCATGGGTCCAGTAGGAATATTATGTATACATCGAACCTTGAACAAGGGGCGTTGGTATGGTTTTATAACTGGTATAGGAGCGGCTGTAAGTGACACTATTTACGCACTTATCGTTGGATTAGGAATGAGCTTCATTATGGGACCTTTAGAAAACCCTAGCTATAAGCTTGGCATACAGATTTCAGGAAGTGTTCTGCTTCTATTATTCGGAATCTATTGCTTCAAATCCAACCCTATGAAGAAGGCTCATAAAAGCGGCAAAGAAAAGGGTTCTCTATTCCATAATGGCGTAACAGCATTCTTGGTAACACTCTCTAACCCATTGATTATCTTTCTCTTCATTGCATCATACGCACAGTTTGCATTTGTTCAGCCCGATCGCCCATTAGAGATGATTATCGGTTTTGCTTGCATACCTGCTGGCGCATTGCTATGGTGGTATGGCTTATCATGGTTGATTGATAAAATCAGAGGTAAATTTGATGATAATGGTATTCTTATCATAAATAAGGTAATAGGTTCTGTTGTCATCCTGTTCTCTATCATTATGCTTTTGGGAACAGTATTTAATCTCTATCATTTGCCAACAATTGATAATTTAATGGACTAAGGATAACTTTCAAAGATAGATTTTATGTTTGTTGCAAAGGAACTAAGAAAAAAGAGTATTGCAGAATATCTGCTTTATATGTGGCAGATTGAAGACACTATTCGTGCGTACGATTGTTCATTGACGCGTATCCGCAAAGAATATATCGATCAATTCCAATATACAGAAGAACAAAAGGAGGAAGAGGAAGAC harbors:
- a CDS encoding outer membrane beta-barrel protein — protein: MKKIILIAAILLGALTNGQAQVINKNAAKRIGEAVKEGYQDVKEAIVQDTKPTGDHTIWDIYVAPKVGLNLSNLLGVENNIKPGVVAGAYVEVFLAKNIALDVEMQYSQQGASGIYRNISATDDYGNPVTQKYGPYSVNLHYINTSYLVRWYPWADLPWSFTTGIHTGYVVNAHAKEKHGEDLNLRNHIYKGDIAIPIGASYEWKQWQIEARYNIFFRKLAKDDKAKDLLKNARNSMFEVTLGYRIQVL
- a CDS encoding LysE family translocator, with translation MQFPIQLDILDFIFKGLLIGIIASAPMGPVGILCIHRTLNKGRWYGFITGIGAAVSDTIYALIVGLGMSFIMGPLENPSYKLGIQISGSVLLLLFGIYCFKSNPMKKAHKSGKEKGSLFHNGVTAFLVTLSNPLIIFLFIASYAQFAFVQPDRPLEMIIGFACIPAGALLWWYGLSWLIDKIRGKFDDNGILIINKVIGSVVILFSIIMLLGTVFNLYHLPTIDNLMD
- the fmt gene encoding methionyl-tRNA formyltransferase, which produces MKKEDIRIVFMGTPEFAVESLKALVENGYHVVAVVTQPDKPVGRHQETLQPSPVKQYALAHHLPVLQPVKMKDADFIEELRSYKADLQVVVAFRMLPEIVWGMPRLGTFNVHAALLPHYRGAAPINWAVINGETETGVTTFFLDKDIDTGRIILQKPFAIPDTADVEYVYDGLMHLGAKIAMETIDLIASKLPEDNLEKVDFTAVLNDISAPQACEDVELPTAPKIFKETCEINWNQSAKKIYDFVRGLSPYPGTWSTLHPISPNGEKPLVMKVYKTAKSDHPATGTPGTLAIEKNRLYVNTSDGCIELLDIQLSGKKRMDVRSFLNGFKGIENYTFRRE
- a CDS encoding chloride channel protein, encoding MKASDSLGLIPRLDNWRKNHVSNRELVLVLAFAIGFLASLAAYILHVIIKVIEELVTSGFHVTTINWLYLIYPVVGIWLTSLFVKYVVRDNISHGITRVLYAISTNQSRLKAHNTWSSIVASAITIGFGGSVGAEAPIVLTGSAIGSNLGRIFKLDNRTLMLLVGCGATAAVSGIFKAPIAGLVFTLEVLMVDLTMASLLPILIASVTATCFSYFFTGGSSMYHFQMDYLWGLDRVPPTILLGIACGFVSLYFMRLMSWCENGYSKLSSRPYMKLLVGGLVLSPLIFLFPSLYGEGYNSLRLFIEGKTEADWMQVMSGSMFAGETKFLLLYVGFVTMTKVFATSATNGAGGCGGTFAPSLFIGGFAGFFFSRFWNMQQLGVYVPEKNFTLYGMAAVMAAVMHAPLTGIFLIAELTGGYQLFIPLIIVTISSYLTINIFEHHSIYAERLAKQGKLLTHHTDKSILTLMSMDKLVDREFTSVSPDMEMGQLVHAISGSRNDYIPVLNESGTLLGEIDINKLRHIIFRTELYHRFHVSQLMTEPAATLGANDPMEDVMKTFERTGAQYLPVVNIDSQLVGYISRARLYSMYRQFVADFSAE
- a CDS encoding ROK family protein gives rise to the protein MDILEQKPVVTGLEKPFVIGLDLGGTNAVFGVVDQRGQVLATNSIKTQAYKTVDDFVEAGVEAIKPLVAKYGGIGQFRAMGIGAPNGNFYRGTIEFAPNLSWGHDGVVPLGDMFSKKLGIPVGLTNDANAAAIGEMQYGVARGMKDFIMITLGTGVGSGIVINGQMVYGSDGFAGELGHVIMVRDGKGRTCGCGRKGCLETYCSATGVARTAREFLKQSKEESLLRDIKAEDITSLDVSIAAGRGDALAKRVYEFTGNLLGEACADFATFSSPEAFIFFGGLTKAGDLLMEPIMRSYKEHALEIFKDKPKFLISSLDDAAAAVLGASAIGWEL
- a CDS encoding L-threonylcarbamoyladenylate synthase, coding for MKQEDDIKKAIEVMRQGGIILYPTDTVWGIGCDATNAEAVAKVYALKRRDDSKALICLVDSDHRLQRYVRDVPDVAWQLIEAVEKPTTLILDGAVNLAPNLIAEDGSIGIRVTKEAFSHELCYRFQKAIVSTSANVSGEPAAQNYCDISQEILDGVDYVCQTRRQEHKPHTPSSIIKLTADGEVTIIRK